In Candidatus Cloacimonadota bacterium, one DNA window encodes the following:
- a CDS encoding DUF255 domain-containing protein has product MSSKFKTLILLSFALALVLPAMAQNVKFSISPAKLKPGEKGVLKATLSIADPEKKQNYDPADGEDDYFNLTLDGSYPGLKFGKTQYPSPTQKTEGVWEYHKTVTLSKPFTLDKNAKPGKLDIKATMTFGLCHKTSGFCDPPRDVEGKASLEILALESPVETQTDDAADVLDGDEVVEPESVQEEAAETPVDASDESENAAGGKIWYYLLLALLGGIVLNFTPCVLPILPIRAMSMVNQAQKDITKVLIHTMVYTLGVLISFGAIAAVFVITRASGVNLTYGFLSQSLVYNLIMLSILFLFGLSLMGVWEMTAPGMNVAAKSTSKQGYAGSFFAGIFAFLMGFSCMGPFMGPALEVAVRLSSPMLVLFFLLIGFGFALPFIIISLFPKALKLIPKPGEWMNIFKETMGFVLMYLVWKYFSNVWGLTKSGPYMLNTAIFIVFLGFGAWLYGRFVRPENKKWVQIVLGLAAVAVIAWAAWNYLPWDESMRPKESATLSADGLQAAEYEGFYVFNEEAFEKLMAEGKPVFLDIGAAWCQNCKTNMKKVLSQPDIQQAFQEKGVTLFYGDFTKEDPILKQWLEKEGSIGVPFNALYIPGEQPIKMSELFSKKELLDALDKIKLEKN; this is encoded by the coding sequence ATGAGCTCTAAGTTCAAGACTCTCATATTATTATCGTTTGCCTTGGCCCTGGTTTTGCCTGCCATGGCCCAAAACGTGAAATTCAGCATTAGCCCTGCCAAGCTGAAACCTGGTGAAAAAGGTGTGTTGAAAGCCACCCTCAGCATCGCCGACCCTGAAAAGAAACAGAACTACGATCCTGCGGATGGGGAGGACGACTATTTTAATCTCACCCTGGATGGCAGCTATCCCGGCCTGAAATTTGGTAAAACCCAGTATCCTTCGCCAACTCAAAAAACGGAGGGAGTTTGGGAATATCATAAAACTGTCACTCTTTCCAAACCCTTCACCCTGGATAAAAACGCAAAGCCTGGTAAACTGGATATTAAAGCCACCATGACCTTTGGTCTGTGTCACAAAACCAGTGGTTTTTGCGATCCACCCCGCGATGTGGAAGGCAAAGCCAGCCTGGAAATTTTGGCTTTGGAAAGCCCCGTCGAAACCCAAACTGATGACGCGGCTGATGTGCTTGATGGAGATGAAGTTGTGGAGCCGGAATCCGTACAGGAAGAGGCAGCAGAAACTCCTGTTGATGCCAGTGACGAAAGCGAAAATGCCGCTGGTGGCAAAATCTGGTATTATCTGCTTCTGGCGCTTTTGGGCGGCATTGTTTTGAATTTTACACCCTGCGTTCTGCCAATTTTGCCCATCCGGGCCATGAGTATGGTTAACCAAGCCCAGAAAGACATCACCAAAGTCCTCATCCACACAATGGTTTACACCCTGGGAGTGCTCATCTCGTTTGGTGCCATCGCGGCCGTGTTTGTGATTACCCGCGCTTCGGGTGTGAACCTTACCTACGGTTTTTTGAGCCAAAGCCTGGTTTATAACCTCATTATGCTCAGCATTTTGTTCCTTTTTGGATTGTCGCTGATGGGAGTTTGGGAAATGACCGCTCCCGGCATGAACGTTGCTGCCAAAAGCACATCCAAACAGGGTTATGCCGGTTCATTCTTTGCCGGCATCTTCGCCTTCCTGATGGGATTTTCCTGCATGGGTCCTTTCATGGGACCCGCGCTGGAAGTGGCGGTGCGGCTCTCTTCGCCAATGTTGGTGCTGTTTTTCCTGCTCATCGGCTTCGGTTTCGCGCTGCCCTTCATCATCATCAGTCTTTTCCCAAAAGCACTCAAACTCATTCCCAAACCGGGTGAATGGATGAATATTTTCAAGGAAACCATGGGCTTCGTGCTCATGTATCTGGTTTGGAAATATTTCTCCAACGTGTGGGGGCTCACCAAAAGCGGGCCCTACATGCTCAACACAGCTATCTTCATCGTATTCCTTGGCTTCGGCGCCTGGCTCTACGGACGTTTTGTGCGTCCCGAAAACAAGAAATGGGTGCAGATTGTTTTGGGACTCGCCGCTGTGGCTGTAATCGCCTGGGCTGCTTGGAACTACCTGCCTTGGGATGAAAGCATGCGTCCAAAGGAAAGCGCCACGCTCTCCGCCGATGGACTGCAAGCCGCTGAATATGAAGGTTTTTACGTGTTCAACGAAGAGGCTTTTGAAAAGCTGATGGCTGAAGGCAAACCCGTGTTTTTGGATATTGGCGCCGCCTGGTGTCAAAATTGTAAAACCAACATGAAAAAGGTTTTAAGCCAACCTGATATCCAGCAGGCTTTTCAGGAAAAAGGGGTGACCCTTTTCTACGGTGATTTCACCAAGGAAGATCCCATCCTGAAACAGTGGCTGGAAAAAGAAGGCAGCATCGGTGTGCCCTTTAACGCGCTCTACATTCCGGGTGAACAGCCCATCAAAATGAGCGAACTTTTCAGCAAAAAGGAACTGCTGGACGCCCTGGACAAGATAAAACTGGAGAAAAACTGA